GAGAGTGACCAAGGCAGGGTCAAACATCACCTATGGTATTCTTCAGACGGTGAGGATTCACATGGAGGTAGTAGAACCACAACCCAACCGGCCAAAGCTCGAGCTCACTCTCATCTAGGTAGACATTGTAGCCTTTTGTTTCTATTTATTTCTATCAATTGGAGCATTTAACACTTATAGGATAATGTGTCCAAAATCTTATATTTCAGGTTTGTGAAACACTGTTCATGGCAAATAGGGGGATCAGTTGTCGATTCTGTGAATCTTCCCTGCTGATAATGCTGGTCTTCGTTTGCCATGTCTGTGAATCCTGTAAAAGATCGGATGAGTTAAGTAGCTTCAGGCTAAAAGATGATTGTGATCTCACAATGTAAGATTATTACCTGAATGTTAGGATGGACAGATGGAATacctgcccccccccccccccccaccactAGGAACAATATCAATTTAATTACATTGGATGACTATGTAAACTAATGTTATGTTGATAGATTGCGCCTGGCATGTGGAATGTATCTGAAATGTTCAAAGGGGTATGAAAACCCTGTTGCCATCAAGTTGGTCTTGATTCAGGTTGATGGTATAAAACCGATCACAGTTTTCCTCCTTATCCATATGTTTCTGTTGGTGATGGTTAGTAAGATGTCACTCGTTATTAGCTTCATTCTTGTGTTGGCCAAATCGCCAAACGTGTGTTTCCGACTACTGCCGCAGGGCTGAGCCACCACCGATATCGTCCTGGAGTGCCGTCACCTCTGACGACTGGAGCCAAATGCCTGCTGTTTGTTTTGTCGCTTCCGTCACTGAATGTGGCGAGTTGCCTAATAGCATTTGCCTAATCCTTTTGCAGGATCATGTCAAAACAAATTCCTCTACATTTTTCAGAAAACTATAACAAATAGCTATCATTCAACATGAGAATTTCTACGTGCCTTTTGGCAAACAATGAAATAACTGAAGGGCAAAAATGAGTTAGACTTAAGCATCGATTAAAACACAAATCACAACGAACTAAAATTATCCACATCCTGACTTCCAGAGTCCAGTGAAGAATTCTACCATTACAAAATTTCCTGTTGACATCCACAAGTTAGTCATCCTTCACATGAACCTTTCTTCCTAGTAAGTGCACAAACACTGCAGAAGAAAACATGCCCACCGAGTAACCAGCAATTGCTCCATATGTAACACAAATAGGCCATTCCTACATGCAAAAAGCATTTATTTATATTACAGCCTCACAGTCAAGTGGGAATAATGTACTACTAAGTGATATAAAAAAGCATTGAGTTCATCGTACTTCAACGTACTActtcaataagaaaaaaagaagaagagggaataaTGAATTTTACCTGCCATGGCCTCTCCCAGTCAAGTGGCATAGGCCAAGCACCAAGCCATGCACCGATGACAGCACCTTGAGCCGGTAAAGAAATCACACAGTCAACTCCTTCATTTGGTCTGTAATGAGGAATGCAATCCATAATAAAAGATAATTGGAAATTTGAAACAAATTATGTTGAAAGAAAAAGGCTTCGATCGCATAAACAGAAATCCTACTTGGAATAAGCTAGAATACGTTGCCAATCCGTCCTTGATGTTCCAAAAACACAAACTGCAGGCACAAACTGACATAAAACATGTTCACCATATTTCAGGGGTTAGAAACATTCACAtgcattttatttcttagaaagaacctcatcaagaaaaattcaaGAGAATTATCATTTTAAATACATGGACTGCTAACTATACAAGTGCGCTCAATTCGGCTTAAAACCATATTCTTAAAACCAAATTTATTAGCATTGGTTGGAGAATAAAATTCATTCTGATTCCATTCGGCCTTGAAGTAAAATTCTTTAGTGCTGACATAGCAGAATGGTAACAAACATTCAGAAGTATATATAGACGTTTCATGGAATGTTCTTTAAGCATAATACACTTCAATGTATTCTAGCAGGCAACCTATCCTTATCATGACTGACCCAAGGCAAATTTGCCTAAAGTAGGTCAGAGAAATTTTAAAGATCTGGCATCCATAATTTGTTCACTTCAAGACTTGACGAGATTATTTGTTCATGCAAACTTCCTCTAAAGACATTAATCATAAG
The DNA window shown above is from Musa acuminata AAA Group cultivar baxijiao chromosome BXJ2-4, Cavendish_Baxijiao_AAA, whole genome shotgun sequence and carries:
- the LOC135580789 gene encoding uncharacterized protein LOC135580789 isoform X3, with the translated sequence MVGFVEIASIALIRRLLRGDCSDFPLILIPLVQCISSGLLSSGALLNAFGAIVLGAPVGLKYWLSTIYWSSLMSLFTFVPAVCVFGTSRTDWQRILAYSKPNEGVDCVISLPAQGAVIGAWLGAWPMPLDWERPWQEWPICVTYGAIAGYSVGMFSSAVFVHLLGRKVHVKDD